Proteins co-encoded in one Zymomonas mobilis subsp. mobilis ATCC 10988 genomic window:
- the ilvN gene encoding acetolactate synthase small subunit, protein MDSGEVIERHTLSVTVDNVAGILARISGMFSTRGYNIESLTVADVTKDNAISRLSIVTSGLPHVIDQMVHQLDRLPPVHRVVDLTAIGPHVERELALIKVVGVGDNRIEALRLAEVYHARVVDATIASFIFEVTGTTEKVEKFLELMGELGLVEVARTGIAAMARGRDAF, encoded by the coding sequence ATGGATAGTGGAGAAGTGATAGAGCGCCATACGCTTTCTGTCACTGTTGATAACGTTGCTGGTATTCTTGCCCGGATTTCAGGCATGTTTTCTACCAGAGGCTATAATATCGAAAGCCTGACAGTTGCGGATGTCACAAAAGATAACGCCATAAGCCGGTTAAGCATTGTGACCAGTGGCCTTCCTCATGTCATCGACCAGATGGTTCACCAGTTGGACCGTCTGCCGCCGGTGCATCGGGTTGTCGATTTGACAGCCATTGGCCCCCATGTTGAACGGGAATTAGCCCTTATTAAAGTGGTTGGCGTGGGTGATAATCGTATCGAAGCCTTGCGTTTGGCTGAAGTTTATCATGCCCGGGTAGTTGATGCGACCATTGCCAGTTTTATCTTTGAAGTTACCGGCACAACTGAAAAAGTTGAAAAATTTCTCGAGCTTATGGGTGAATTGGGCTTGGTTGAAGTCGCGCGCACGGGTATTGCAGCCATGGCGCGCGGTCGGGATGCTTTTTAA
- the ilvC gene encoding ketol-acid reductoisomerase yields the protein MKVYYDSDADLGLIKSKKIAILGYGSQGHAHAQNLRDSGVAEVAIALRPDSASVKKAQDAGFKVLTNAEAAKWADILMILAPDEHQAAIYAEDLKDNLRPGSAIAFAHGLNIHFGLIEPRKDIDVFMIAPKGPGHTVRSEYVRGGGVPCLVAVDQDASGNAHDIALAYASGIGGGRSGVIETTFREEVETDLFGEQAVLCGGLTALITAGFETLTEAGYAPEMAFFECMHEMKLIVDLIYEAGIANMRYSISNTAEYGDIVSGPRVINEESKKAMKAILDDIQSGRFVSKFVLDNRAGQPELKAARKRMAAHPIEQVGARLRKMMPWIASNKLVDKARN from the coding sequence ATGAAAGTTTATTACGATAGTGATGCTGATCTTGGGCTGATCAAGTCCAAGAAAATCGCTATTCTTGGCTATGGTAGCCAGGGTCACGCCCATGCACAGAATTTGCGCGATTCCGGTGTTGCTGAAGTAGCTATTGCGCTTCGTCCTGATTCGGCTTCTGTTAAAAAAGCACAGGATGCTGGTTTCAAGGTTTTGACCAATGCTGAAGCCGCAAAATGGGCTGATATCCTGATGATCTTGGCACCTGATGAACATCAGGCTGCTATCTATGCCGAAGATTTAAAAGATAATCTGCGCCCTGGTAGTGCAATTGCTTTTGCTCATGGTTTGAATATCCATTTCGGTCTGATCGAACCCCGCAAAGATATCGATGTTTTCATGATCGCACCGAAAGGCCCAGGTCACACGGTTCGTTCTGAATATGTCCGTGGCGGTGGTGTGCCTTGCTTGGTCGCCGTTGATCAGGATGCCAGCGGTAACGCTCATGATATCGCTCTTGCTTATGCTTCTGGCATTGGTGGCGGCCGTTCTGGTGTTATTGAAACCACTTTCCGTGAAGAAGTCGAAACCGATTTGTTTGGTGAGCAGGCTGTTCTCTGCGGTGGTTTGACTGCGCTTATCACGGCTGGTTTTGAAACCTTGACTGAAGCCGGTTACGCTCCTGAAATGGCATTCTTCGAATGTATGCATGAAATGAAGCTGATCGTGGATCTGATCTACGAAGCGGGTATTGCCAATATGCGTTATTCGATTTCTAACACTGCCGAATATGGTGATATCGTATCTGGCCCGCGGGTCATCAATGAAGAATCCAAAAAGGCAATGAAGGCTATTCTGGACGACATCCAGAGCGGTCGTTTTGTCAGCAAATTTGTTCTTGATAACCGCGCTGGTCAGCCGGAACTCAAGGCTGCCCGTAAACGTATGGCTGCTCACCCGATCGAACAGGTTGGTGCACGTCTGCGTAAAATGATGCCGTGGATCGCCAGCAACAAGCTGGTTGATAAGGCTCGCAACTAG
- the fabZ gene encoding 3-hydroxyacyl-ACP dehydratase FabZ: MTETTEKVESIGPLDVKRVMAALPHRFPMLLVDRVETLIPGEKIVAIKAVTINEPFFTGHFPGNPIMPGVLIVEALAQAAGVLAIESLGLTGTGKLVYFMAINETKFRIPVEPGILLRLEVEFLQKRAKICKFKARALIEDKVAAETEFTAMIADPAN, encoded by the coding sequence ATGACAGAGACAACAGAAAAGGTTGAATCGATAGGCCCGCTTGACGTCAAGCGGGTTATGGCGGCTCTGCCTCACCGTTTTCCGATGCTGCTGGTTGATCGGGTCGAGACATTGATTCCGGGCGAAAAAATTGTTGCGATTAAGGCCGTAACAATCAACGAGCCGTTCTTTACCGGTCATTTCCCTGGTAATCCGATTATGCCAGGTGTTTTAATTGTCGAGGCCTTGGCACAAGCTGCCGGTGTTCTTGCCATTGAAAGTTTAGGACTGACCGGAACCGGTAAGCTGGTTTATTTCATGGCTATTAACGAGACAAAATTCCGTATTCCGGTAGAACCGGGTATTTTATTGCGGTTAGAAGTCGAGTTTTTACAAAAACGGGCAAAAATTTGTAAATTTAAAGCCCGTGCCTTGATTGAAGACAAAGTCGCGGCTGAAACAGAATTCACCGCAATGATCGCTGATCCAGCTAACTGA
- the bamA gene encoding outer membrane protein assembly factor BamA, with product MTARNLGNSDRNNRRNRQNMPLASFVILSTLMGSTAIPLQAQTVSELATSQAEQSSNSLPAIDTTNSTNDGASLSEAVSSGQATSDVEKSSVDSTLNSTVETAKAVPRQAKTKASHAAKNVKEAVQDSVSNDKNTVTKTIEQNTPLDSSPVAEKASANTTSDMATEDASNQNNTAPATPENQNQVEATSSSNAGAAASPAENSNASATSEKTTPTQDNTTDTPSAATSQQEAAAPTPAPIPKPVDGTIKSLSVVGTERLEPDTVLSYTKLRAGQRYNSEILDSAIQDLYATQLFSDVVIEDNPEHPGSLTLQIHENPIINRIVLEGNKRLKEDKIRPEIKLAPRQIFTRDAVRADVSRIIELYRRQGRFAATVEPKMVRLEQNRVDIVFEITEGPKSKVRQINIIGNKHFSDAQLRKAMATKQARFWRFMSSGASYDPDKLAYDQQKLRQFYLVNGYADFRVVSAIAELTPDRRDFIITYVVEEGDRYKFGDITLDSQIRDVKAENFKSLVKIKKGQWYNAKLVEDTIDTLTEAAGLMGYTPDVNPDFTPDKDNLTMGIEFRIAEAPRQYIERVDISGNTTTRDKVIRREFRLAEGDVFNLLRVKRSRDRVQSLGYFQDRLEITQRPGSTPDRLILDTNLQEKSTGQLSVSAGYSSLERILLDISIQQNNFMGKGQSVRASANWSYYSKSVDLGFTEPYLFDHAIAFGGDIFRNDYNAFNYMNGTDRNTTYRQASTGLQLRAGIPITEYLNLLLRYSISYETVKISKSSYYTNGQCDPLLAGRYLCEALGSWVNSTLGYSIAYNSLNNVMHPTSGARFTFSQDFAGLGGTVHYLKTRIEAAKYWDLTHGFVFSLRGEAGYIWGYDGNVRLIDRFFLGQPQFRGFNFRGVGPRVTRHYYSFDDSGNPSLGGESSDDSLGGSKEYLGHAELEIPMGAGAREMGLRPSIFADIGSVWGVPKPALIDSCGSSGKSQGQCQVTARQVTNSKGQALYTDSSGNYTTSATGSNGTKNTAVTTSVSPIKEYFLGDTWKPRISVGFGVNWNSPFGPFRIDIAKAIVSQPGDDKKLVTFNVGTAF from the coding sequence GTGACGGCGCGCAATTTGGGTAATTCTGATCGTAACAATCGGCGTAACCGGCAGAATATGCCTTTGGCTTCTTTTGTTATTTTAAGCACTTTGATGGGGTCAACTGCGATTCCATTACAGGCTCAGACAGTTTCAGAACTGGCCACTTCCCAAGCGGAACAAAGCAGTAATAGCCTTCCTGCCATAGATACCACGAACTCGACCAATGATGGAGCTTCGTTATCTGAAGCTGTATCATCAGGGCAGGCTACTTCTGATGTTGAAAAGAGCTCAGTAGATAGCACTTTAAATTCAACAGTCGAAACGGCAAAAGCGGTTCCCCGTCAGGCAAAAACAAAGGCTTCTCATGCGGCCAAAAATGTCAAAGAAGCCGTTCAAGATAGCGTCAGTAACGATAAAAATACCGTTACAAAAACGATAGAACAAAACACGCCGTTGGATAGCTCTCCTGTTGCTGAGAAGGCTAGCGCCAATACAACTAGCGATATGGCGACAGAAGATGCGAGCAATCAAAATAATACCGCTCCAGCCACGCCAGAAAATCAAAATCAAGTAGAGGCGACATCTTCTTCCAATGCGGGTGCAGCGGCTTCTCCTGCAGAAAATAGCAATGCATCAGCTACTTCTGAAAAGACAACGCCGACACAGGATAATACAACCGACACACCTTCCGCTGCTACCAGCCAGCAGGAAGCGGCTGCACCCACACCAGCGCCTATCCCAAAACCTGTTGATGGAACGATAAAATCTCTGTCCGTGGTCGGAACGGAGCGTCTTGAGCCTGATACTGTGCTTTCTTATACGAAGTTAAGGGCAGGGCAGCGTTACAATTCCGAAATCTTGGATAGCGCGATTCAGGATTTATACGCGACACAGCTTTTTTCTGATGTCGTTATTGAAGATAATCCGGAACATCCCGGTAGCTTGACCCTTCAAATCCACGAAAACCCAATTATCAACCGGATCGTTCTTGAAGGAAACAAGCGCCTTAAAGAAGATAAAATCCGTCCTGAAATCAAGCTCGCTCCGAGACAGATTTTTACCCGTGATGCGGTGCGTGCAGATGTTTCCCGCATCATCGAGTTATATCGGCGGCAAGGCCGATTTGCGGCGACGGTTGAGCCTAAGATGGTTCGGCTAGAGCAGAATCGTGTTGATATCGTTTTTGAAATCACCGAAGGGCCTAAATCAAAAGTTCGCCAGATCAATATTATCGGGAATAAGCATTTTTCCGATGCCCAGCTTAGAAAAGCAATGGCCACCAAACAGGCGCGTTTCTGGCGTTTCATGAGTTCAGGTGCCAGCTATGATCCTGATAAATTGGCCTATGACCAACAAAAGCTGCGTCAATTCTATCTGGTTAACGGTTATGCCGATTTCCGCGTTGTTTCTGCCATTGCGGAATTAACGCCTGATCGCCGTGATTTCATCATTACTTATGTCGTCGAAGAAGGCGATCGTTATAAATTCGGCGATATCACGCTTGATTCTCAAATTCGGGATGTGAAGGCAGAAAACTTTAAATCTTTGGTCAAAATCAAAAAAGGCCAATGGTATAATGCTAAGCTAGTCGAAGATACGATTGATACTTTGACAGAAGCCGCTGGTCTTATGGGCTATACGCCGGATGTGAATCCAGATTTTACGCCGGATAAAGACAATCTGACGATGGGGATTGAATTCCGCATTGCAGAAGCCCCGCGTCAATATATCGAACGCGTCGATATCAGCGGTAATACGACGACTCGAGATAAGGTTATTCGCCGCGAATTCCGTTTGGCGGAAGGGGACGTGTTTAACCTATTAAGGGTGAAGCGTTCGCGTGACCGTGTTCAGTCTCTCGGATATTTTCAGGATCGCTTGGAAATTACCCAGCGTCCGGGATCGACACCAGACCGCCTAATTCTTGATACGAATCTCCAAGAAAAATCGACTGGACAGCTTTCTGTTTCGGCCGGTTATTCCAGCCTTGAACGTATTCTTTTGGATATCTCAATCCAGCAGAATAACTTTATGGGTAAGGGACAAAGTGTCCGCGCCTCGGCTAACTGGTCTTATTATTCAAAATCCGTCGATCTCGGCTTTACAGAACCTTATCTGTTCGACCATGCGATCGCTTTTGGTGGCGATATCTTCCGAAACGATTATAACGCCTTCAACTATATGAACGGGACGGATCGTAATACGACCTACCGGCAGGCTTCGACAGGGCTCCAGCTACGCGCTGGTATTCCGATCACCGAATATTTAAACCTGCTTTTGCGCTATAGTATCAGCTATGAAACGGTGAAAATCAGCAAAAGCAGCTATTATACAAATGGTCAGTGTGATCCTTTATTGGCTGGTCGCTATTTGTGCGAAGCTTTGGGCTCATGGGTCAATTCAACACTGGGTTATTCTATTGCCTATAACAGTTTGAATAACGTCATGCATCCGACCTCTGGTGCACGATTCACCTTCAGTCAGGATTTCGCTGGTTTAGGCGGAACGGTTCATTATCTAAAAACGCGTATCGAAGCGGCCAAATATTGGGATCTGACCCACGGCTTTGTCTTCTCCTTGCGTGGAGAAGCTGGTTATATTTGGGGTTATGACGGCAATGTCCGCTTGATTGACCGTTTCTTCTTGGGACAACCACAATTCCGTGGGTTTAATTTCCGTGGTGTTGGCCCTCGCGTTACCCGCCATTATTATTCTTTTGACGATAGTGGCAATCCAAGCCTTGGCGGTGAATCTTCCGATGACTCTTTGGGTGGTAGCAAAGAATATTTGGGTCACGCTGAATTGGAAATCCCGATGGGTGCCGGCGCTCGCGAAATGGGGTTGAGACCGTCTATTTTTGCCGATATCGGTTCTGTCTGGGGCGTGCCTAAACCTGCGCTGATTGATAGCTGCGGTTCTTCCGGTAAGTCACAAGGTCAGTGTCAGGTTACAGCACGTCAGGTTACTAATTCTAAAGGACAAGCCCTCTATACAGATAGCAGCGGTAACTATACAACAAGTGCTACGGGGAGCAATGGGACTAAAAATACGGCGGTTACAACTTCTGTCTCGCCAATTAAAGAATATTTCTTGGGTGATACGTGGAAACCCCGTATTTCAGTTGGTTTTGGTGTGAACTGGAATTCACCCTTTGGTCCTTTCCGAATTGATATTGCCAAGGCTATTGTCAGTCAGCCGGGTGATGATAAAAAACTTGTAACCTTCAACGTAGGGACAGCATTTTAA
- the trxB gene encoding thioredoxin-disulfide reductase, whose product MSADPISTRVFILGSGPAGLTAAIYAARAGLNPIVAQGLQPGGQLTITTEVENFPGFREPIQGPWLMEEMQAQAENVGAKLVWDIITSVDFSQRPYRLTGDGGQVYLADSLIISTGAQARWLGLESETALRGKGISACATCDGFFFRGKKVVVIGGGNTAVEEALYLTNHSPEVTLIHRRDSLRAEKIMQKRLLANPKIKIRWNSEVAEFIAGEDSALSAVKLKDTKTGEESLLETEGAFIAIGHKPATELFQGHLKLDDEGYIEVTPGTTQTSIKGIFACGDVMDKHYRQAVTAAGTGCMAALEAERFLGEIDFKED is encoded by the coding sequence ATGAGTGCTGATCCTATATCTACCCGTGTTTTTATCCTTGGTAGTGGCCCCGCTGGATTAACCGCAGCCATTTATGCGGCTCGTGCCGGATTAAACCCGATCGTGGCACAAGGTTTGCAGCCCGGTGGTCAGTTGACAATTACAACCGAGGTCGAAAATTTCCCCGGCTTCCGTGAACCCATTCAAGGGCCTTGGTTAATGGAAGAAATGCAAGCGCAGGCTGAAAATGTCGGTGCAAAGCTGGTCTGGGACATCATTACTTCGGTCGATTTTTCCCAGCGCCCCTATCGTTTAACGGGTGATGGTGGTCAGGTCTATTTGGCTGACAGTTTAATTATCTCAACCGGCGCACAAGCTCGTTGGCTTGGCCTCGAAAGTGAGACAGCCCTTCGTGGCAAGGGTATTTCGGCTTGCGCTACTTGTGATGGTTTCTTTTTCCGTGGAAAAAAAGTTGTCGTGATTGGGGGCGGCAATACCGCTGTTGAAGAGGCACTTTATCTGACAAATCATAGCCCTGAAGTGACGCTGATTCATCGCCGTGATAGCCTGCGGGCTGAAAAAATTATGCAAAAACGCCTTTTAGCGAACCCAAAGATCAAAATACGCTGGAATAGCGAAGTTGCTGAATTTATTGCTGGGGAAGATAGCGCCTTATCAGCAGTCAAATTGAAAGACACGAAAACAGGCGAAGAATCTCTCCTTGAGACCGAAGGCGCCTTTATTGCTATTGGCCATAAACCAGCCACGGAACTGTTTCAGGGACATTTAAAACTTGATGATGAAGGTTATATCGAAGTTACACCCGGTACGACCCAAACCAGCATCAAAGGCATTTTTGCTTGCGGCGATGTGATGGACAAGCATTACCGTCAAGCCGTTACGGCTGCTGGAACGGGCTGTATGGCAGCGTTAGAAGCCGAGCGTTTTTTAGGTGAAATTGATTTCAAGGAAGATTGA
- the rpmE gene encoding 50S ribosomal protein L31 has translation MKQNIHPDYHFIKVQLTDGTVFETRSTWGKEGDTMKLDIDPRVHPAWTGGRSQLVDAGGQVARFNKRFGALLKKK, from the coding sequence ATGAAGCAGAATATTCATCCTGATTATCACTTTATCAAGGTTCAGTTGACGGACGGTACCGTATTCGAAACCCGTTCTACCTGGGGTAAAGAAGGCGACACCATGAAGCTGGATATTGATCCGCGCGTTCATCCGGCATGGACTGGCGGTCGTTCACAGTTGGTTGATGCTGGTGGCCAGGTTGCCCGCTTTAACAAGCGTTTCGGCGCTCTGTTGAAAAAGAAATAA
- the rseP gene encoding RIP metalloprotease RseP: MNAYSGIMFSILSFIAVIGPLVFVHELGHYAVARFFGVKADVFSIGFGPEIFGWTDRLGTRWRVACLPFGGYVRFAGDMDPASSGRPSSEWLALSPEDRAKTFQAKKAWHRFLIVLAGPLTNIFVAILLFAAVFSVHGVARSPSVVSAIVPHSAADTAGLKVGDKITAVNSYKVNYFNDLQPVVQMHPDEQVLIKLVRDGRAMDVKVHLKAEHFQDRFGNSSRIGLLGILGGAPVIVRLPLTEIPQAATSAVGTMLHEQIDGIGQIITGRRSMDELGGPIRIARMSGQITELGFLPFVLFMAAISVNLGFINLLPVPMLDGGHLLFYAMEIIIRRPLTPVIQTWAFRFGLFLLLSLTLFATLNDLGVLVWLKQILG; this comes from the coding sequence GTGAATGCATATTCGGGGATAATGTTTTCGATCCTTAGTTTTATCGCGGTTATTGGTCCGCTGGTTTTTGTTCATGAGTTAGGACATTATGCCGTTGCCCGATTTTTTGGGGTAAAAGCAGATGTCTTTTCGATTGGCTTTGGGCCAGAAATTTTCGGATGGACAGATCGCTTGGGGACAAGATGGCGGGTCGCCTGCTTGCCTTTTGGTGGTTATGTCCGCTTCGCCGGAGATATGGATCCTGCCAGTTCTGGCAGACCGTCAAGCGAATGGTTAGCGTTATCTCCCGAGGACAGAGCCAAGACATTTCAGGCTAAAAAAGCATGGCATCGCTTTTTGATTGTCTTGGCTGGGCCTTTAACAAATATTTTTGTTGCTATTCTACTTTTTGCTGCTGTTTTTTCAGTGCATGGCGTTGCCAGAAGCCCATCTGTAGTTTCAGCTATCGTTCCGCATTCCGCTGCAGACACTGCCGGATTAAAAGTCGGTGACAAAATCACTGCGGTTAACAGCTATAAAGTCAATTATTTCAATGATCTTCAGCCTGTTGTTCAGATGCACCCTGATGAACAAGTTCTCATAAAATTAGTCAGAGACGGGCGGGCGATGGACGTCAAGGTCCATCTGAAAGCAGAGCATTTTCAAGACCGTTTCGGTAATAGCAGTCGTATTGGTCTGTTAGGAATTTTAGGAGGCGCGCCGGTAATTGTTCGTCTCCCCTTGACCGAGATTCCTCAGGCCGCTACTTCTGCCGTAGGCACTATGCTCCATGAGCAAATTGATGGCATCGGCCAGATTATTACAGGTCGTCGATCCATGGACGAATTGGGTGGTCCAATTCGTATAGCCAGGATGTCGGGTCAGATAACTGAATTAGGTTTTCTGCCTTTCGTTCTTTTTATGGCGGCTATTTCTGTTAACCTTGGGTTCATCAATTTATTGCCAGTTCCAATGCTGGACGGAGGGCATCTCCTGTTTTACGCAATGGAAATCATAATAAGACGGCCACTTACGCCCGTTATTCAGACATGGGCTTTTCGCTTTGGCTTATTTTTGCTTTTGAGCCTGACGCTTTTTGCGACCTTGAATGATCTTGGCGTATTAGTCTGGCTAAAGCAGATTTTGGGATAA
- a CDS encoding CatA-like O-acetyltransferase, with product MTRLSNIPISTVMTANEGFRQIWCKNTADFLSFTKAVTPQIEIAKTTEAAPLRVQKENFFCASCLPWVHFSAITHAEFSFGSAVPTLTWGKLKDGKIPVACKFNHAFVDGLHASRFFMQLESLFADPDSLWREHPVEGR from the coding sequence GTGACAAGGTTATCGAATATCCCAATATCGACGGTTATGACGGCAAATGAAGGCTTCCGGCAGATCTGGTGCAAAAATACGGCTGATTTTTTATCTTTTACGAAAGCCGTTACACCTCAAATTGAAATAGCGAAAACAACAGAGGCTGCGCCCCTTAGGGTACAAAAAGAGAATTTCTTCTGCGCCAGTTGTCTCCCGTGGGTGCATTTCAGCGCAATCACTCATGCCGAGTTTTCTTTTGGTTCAGCGGTGCCAACTCTGACATGGGGAAAATTAAAAGACGGCAAAATTCCGGTTGCCTGCAAATTCAATCATGCTTTTGTTGATGGTCTTCACGCCAGCCGCTTTTTTATGCAACTCGAATCTCTATTCGCCGATCCAGATTCGTTATGGAGAGAGCATCCGGTAGAGGGTAGATAA
- a CDS encoding teicoplanin resistance protein VanZ, whose amino-acid sequence MTSSKLQSYIKVVFWLMLFTAYVLAILPAPDTIHLAPSDKIDHIIAFLTLTILAALAWQKTPSFKIAIGLGLFGALIELTQAIPFIHRDAELADWLADISAVFFVLLVRNAIKRFML is encoded by the coding sequence TTGACCTCTTCTAAGTTACAATCCTACATCAAAGTCGTTTTTTGGCTGATGCTGTTCACGGCCTATGTGCTGGCTATTTTACCCGCACCTGATACGATTCATTTGGCACCCAGCGACAAAATAGACCATATTATAGCTTTCCTGACATTGACTATTCTGGCAGCTTTGGCTTGGCAAAAAACGCCTTCTTTTAAGATTGCTATAGGTCTTGGCCTTTTTGGCGCTCTCATTGAACTAACCCAAGCTATCCCCTTTATTCACCGTGATGCTGAATTGGCAGACTGGCTAGCTGATATCAGCGCCGTCTTTTTCGTGCTGCTTGTCAGAAATGCCATAAAACGATTTATGCTATAA
- a CDS encoding OmpH family outer membrane protein, with amino-acid sequence MKKLFAGAALVAAATASPVLAQTAAIVDLQGVLMQSSALKQAQTQIQATYRTQIDAYNNRRTALENELSQARDELVKMQKSGASMTVMQPKINAFQSKQQSAQRELMTLGMPFIRPNTYAEEQITDHIEEAMRAVMTTRKVNLVLNPQAAIIADPSADMTSDVAAELNRRVTNVSITPPANWVPASERQNQSDAGAGAAPAARASGASTNASVPPAARRPTSR; translated from the coding sequence ATGAAGAAATTATTTGCCGGTGCAGCCCTTGTCGCTGCCGCAACTGCATCCCCTGTTTTGGCACAGACGGCTGCCATTGTTGATCTTCAGGGTGTTCTGATGCAGTCATCGGCTCTGAAACAGGCACAGACTCAGATTCAGGCGACGTACCGCACCCAAATTGACGCTTATAATAACCGTCGTACTGCGCTGGAAAATGAGTTGTCACAGGCTCGTGACGAGTTGGTCAAAATGCAGAAAAGCGGCGCGTCAATGACGGTTATGCAGCCGAAAATCAATGCGTTTCAGTCAAAGCAGCAGTCTGCACAGCGCGAATTGATGACTCTCGGTATGCCTTTCATTCGCCCGAATACCTATGCAGAAGAACAGATTACCGACCATATCGAAGAAGCTATGCGCGCGGTTATGACAACGCGTAAGGTCAATCTGGTTCTCAATCCGCAGGCAGCCATTATTGCTGACCCTTCGGCTGATATGACAAGCGATGTCGCCGCCGAACTGAATCGCCGTGTGACGAATGTTTCGATCACTCCGCCCGCTAATTGGGTTCCGGCTTCTGAACGCCAAAATCAAAGTGACGCGGGTGCCGGTGCTGCTCCGGCCGCTCGTGCTTCTGGTGCATCCACGAACGCCTCTGTTCCTCCGGCCGCTCGTCGTCCAACCAGCCGGTAA